In Spiroplasma floricola 23-6, the DNA window TAAATTTGAATTTAAATAAACAAGTGAAACGTTTTTTAACTCTTTAAATTTATCATTTGTAGAATAATAATAGTTGTAAATATCTTTTAAAATATTTGCATTATAAATTACTTTATTTATACTACTACACTCTTTATAACTTGATCGACTAGTTAATTTAATTAAAAAAATAAGTGGAATATTTATAATAACTAAAGAAAGGATTATATAATCTATTATTCCTCCAAAAATACTTTTTTTAATAAGCATTGTAATAAACGCCCAAGTTCAAAAAACTGTTAAAGAAATTAAAATAAACTCATACATAATTATTAATTTTTTATTTCTTGTTAGTTTTTTTATCTTCTTTTTTAAATCGTTATCAGATTTTACTGATTCTCTTACTTTACTATATAAGTTAGTATCTACTTTTATTTTCATTTTATTTTTCATATTTTCATTCCCATATCATGTTCAATGCTATACACTAATTGCAAAAATATATTTTATTGATAAGTACTTAGAAAAAAAGTGAAATAACGTTTAAGAATTACTTCACTTTTATAACTTCTATTAATTAAAATTTGATTTCAACATCTTCTAATTCTTCACTACTAAATTCTAGTAAATATTTGTAAACAAAATTTAATTGTCTTGCAGCTGAGTTTAAAGGATAAACTGAAATTGTTTGATTAAAAATACTTACATTAGAATTATAAATTCTTCTAGAAGCTGAAATATCATTTTCAACTTCAGAAACAGCACTCATTAATTCTTGAACTAATTTAGTTGATTGTAATTGAGGATAATTTTCTAATCTCATAGTTACATCTTTTGAAACTTTATCTAAAAGTTTCATGTTTTCATTTAGTTCGTTAGGATTAACTCCAGTTCTCATTTGGGTTAAACTTAATAGCATTTCCTTTTCAAATTTAATTCCATCTTTTACAGCATTAATAAGTTTTAATAAAATATCTCTTCTTTTTTTAAGTTGTATATCAATTCCAGATTGTGCTTCTGAAACCTTAATATCATATCTTTTTAATTTATTAATATTTGCTATATGAACAAATAAAGGTATTATTAAAATAAAACTTATATATCAAATGAAGGCTCCAAATCCATTTCTTTTTACTTTAGTTCCTGCTAGTTTATTTATATTTTCCTTTTGTAAAGTTTGGTTGTTACTCATAATTTATCTCCTTTTTAAAACTTGGAATTCTAAAATTATTTTATTACGAATTTCATATAATAAGTTTTTTTTTTACAAAAATATTTTTAAAATTATTTTTAAATTGATAAAAACCTTTTAATATACCTTTGAATTCTTTTATAAAGTCAATATATTTATTTTTTATTTTAAAAAAGAGACATATTCCAAAGATTGCAAAAACAATTCAGCTTCCAACTCAATTTTTTTATAAATAATTTCTACTATTTTTTTACTACTATATAATTTAAAAAAATTAAATACTCCAATAGGATAAATTGCTTTTAGAACCATTTCTTTTTTTACAAAAAGATCATCTTTTACACCCATTTTATAGAAATTTTTATTCTCTATTTTTGATAAATTATCTAATGCATTTGGGGTTAAAAACTTATTCATTCTAATATCAAGAGAATTTGCATTTGTTTTATATTTATTATTTAATTCTATTGATTCAGATTTATAATCCCCATTTAATAAAGTTCTTTTTCTATTAAAAATAGGAATTCCATTAGAATTATTTTTTAAATATTCATCTTTTATAATTAACTTATCTCTTGAAATTAATACTTCTGAGGAATTTTCTGTTTGGTCATAATTTCTTCTTTCAGAATAGTCATTTGTAGTATATATTGGATTTTTTATTAAATATTTTGCATTCCTTCCTTTAAAAGTAAATGACAAAAAATTAATCTCTTCATTATCTAATTTACTATTATTTTCTCTATTACCAGATATATTTTTTAAAAGAAATTTTTTGTTAGCTTTTATTAAAAAGTCTATTTTATAATTTTTGTAATGAAACTCTAAATTACTTATCTCTTTGAATTCTTCACTTTTTAAGTATATTAGATAACCATTATAGGAGTTACTATACTTGAAACTGCAATTAATAATGATCCAAAGACACCAAATAGAATTTTTTTATTGACTTTTTTTCTCAGCCTCTTTATCCTTTTAATTTAAACTTATTTTATTACAAATGTACATAATAAGTTTTTGGAGTTTGTAAAATATTTCTAATTTTCTCTAAAAAGAGAAATTTATCAAATTAAAACAATCTTTTTTTACAATATTTCCCATCTTTGAATTTACTCTTTCATTTAACATTTTTCTCATGGCAAAAAGTCCAGGTATAATTGAAACTGTATCGATTAATTCAAATTTACTATTTTCAGTATAATTAAAGTCTTCTAAATCATTATATCTATCAATAACTTTATAAAGTGTAAATTTAATTACATTTTCATCAGTTTCCATTCTATAAGTACCCTTTTTTGCATAAAATTCATAGAAATTATTAAAGTTAATTTGATCAATATTTATGTCAAAAAAATCTACTTCTATTTTGCAATAAATCTTATTTGTATTTTCATCTAAAAATAATTCGTGATAGCTTATTTG includes these proteins:
- a CDS encoding LemA family protein, coding for MSNNQTLQKENINKLAGTKVKRNGFGAFIWYISFILIIPLFVHIANINKLKRYDIKVSEAQSGIDIQLKKRRDILLKLINAVKDGIKFEKEMLLSLTQMRTGVNPNELNENMKLLDKVSKDVTMRLENYPQLQSTKLVQELMSAVSEVENDISASRRIYNSNVSIFNQTISVYPLNSAARQLNFVYKYLLEFSSEELEDVEIKF